A portion of the Nomia melanderi isolate GNS246 chromosome 2, iyNomMela1, whole genome shotgun sequence genome contains these proteins:
- the uri gene encoding unconventional prefoldin RPB5 interactor yields the protein MISEDKTQNFQRMLFDEAILKGIQQNEEQRKIWADYKKGHQKVAEALYEFRKDVHVNCMIPIGKRALMKGKLIHTNEVLASLGDGYFAKYTAEGAAALCERRIKRSEDMLKKLSTERDLYETKMMVIDNDVFEDCAGTEIVEHWNEEKIYDWKIKHREREKEYHQKLAKLRQEEKAKIETEEDLFHRLDQLELEEELADEFNRLEDEHYELFGEELEEYSSSDNEKENPEEEKEEQLEKEEQEEEEKQKQCKEEEHEDQHNKDEKGMQHKEKEKENQHKDKEEENQHKDKEEGRQYKKEEKEKQSEVEVKTYKIKKVVSFVNIDDENKQKVKKSTEEEGTSETVETEEDILRIEFSHSEYTPIAKSEGDTIETPGDIYRIFSKPKSILKRSPHDIPPVLATIPDYSTEEEEEDEENEHIVKASTYETVVKDIKERHTPAVIENVSKPEKETRPVSKFKRERQLKK from the exons atgaTCTCCGAAGATAAAACACAAAATTTTCAACGCATGCTTTTTGATGAGGCTATTTTAAAG gGAATACAACAAAATGAAGAGCAACGTAAAATATGGGCAGACTACAAGAAAGGTCACCAAAAAGTTGCAGAAGCATTATATGAATTTCGAAAGGATGTACACGTAAACTGTATGATACCAATAGGAAAAAGAGCACTGATGAAGGGAAAATTAATTCATACCAATGAAGTACTTGCTtctttgggtgatggatattTTGCCAAATACACTGCTGAAGGTGCAGCAGCACTTTGCGAAAGAAGAATAAAAC gtTCAGAAGATATGTTAAAAAAACTAAGCACTGAAAGGGATTTATATGAGACTAAGATGATGGTAATAGACAATGATGTGTTCGAAGACTGTGCTGGTACAGAAATTGTGGAACATTGGAATGAAGAGAAAATTTACGACTGGAAAA TAAAAcacagggaaagagagaaagaatacCATCAAAAATTAGCAAAATTGAGGCAAGAAGAGAAAgcaaaaattgaaacagaagAAGATCTGTTTCACAGACTTGACCAGCTCGAATTGGAGGAAGAGTTAGCAGATGAATTTAATAGGCTAGAAGATGAACATTATGAACTCTTCGGAGAAGAATTAGAAGAATACTCTTCATCAGATAATGAGAAAGAAAATCCTGAAGAAGAGAAGGAGGAACAATTAGAAAAGGAAGaacaggaagaggaagaaaagcAAAAACAATGCAAAGAAGAAGAACATGAGGACCAACACAACAAAGACGAAAAAGGTATGCAGCacaaggagaaagaaaaagagaatcaGCATAAGGACAAAGAAGAAGAGAATCAGCACAAGGACAAAGAAGAAGGGAGGCAGtacaagaaagaagaaaaggagaaacaGTCCGAGGTAGAagttaaaacttataaaatcaaaaaggttgtttcatttgttaacaTAGACgatgaaaacaaacaaaaagttAAGAAATCAACAGAAGAGGAAGGGACAAGTGAAACTGTAGAAACTGAGGAAGATATTCTTCGGATAGAATTTAGTCATTCTGAATACACTCCAATTGCAAAGTCAGAAGGAGATACAATAGAAACACCAGGAGATATTTATAGGATATTCTCTAAGCCCAAATCAATCTTAAAGAGATCTCCTCATGATATTCCACCTGTTTTGGCTACTATTCCTGATTATAGTacagaagaggaagaagaagatgaagaaaatGAACATATTGTTAAAGCTTCTACATATGAAACA GTAGTAAAAGATATCAAGGAAAGACACACACCAGCGGTAATAGAGAATGTTTCGAAGCCAGAGAAAGAAACTCGGCCAGTCAGTAAGTTTAAACGGGAACGtcaattaaaaaagtaa
- the RpL35 gene encoding ribosomal protein L35 has product MGKVKCTEMRMKDKKELLKKLEELKTELTNLRVAKVTGGAASKLSKIRVMRKEIARVYIIMHQKQKENLRKLYENKKYKPLDLRPKKTRALRRALTPYQANRKTLKEIRKRSAFPPRKYAVQM; this is encoded by the exons ATG GGGAAGGTTAAGTGCACTGAAATGAGAATGAAGGATAAGAAGGAGCTCCTCAAGAAGCTTGAGGAACTCAAAACAGAACTGACAAATCTCCGTGTTGCTAAAGTTACTGGAGGTGCTGCTTCTAAGCTTTCAAAGat CCGTGTTATGAGGAAGGAAATAGCTAGAGTATACATTATTATGCACCAAAAGCAAAAGGAGAATTTGCGCAAACTGTATGAAAACAAAAAGTACAAACCCCTGGACCTGAGGCCAAAGAAAACTAGGGCACTCAGAAGGGCACTGACACCTTATCAAGCCAACAGAAAGACTCTGAAAGAGATACGCAAGCGATCTGCCTTCCCTCCGAGAAAGTATGCCGTACAAATGTAA
- the CTL5 gene encoding C-type lectin 5 yields MKSLWLLVLFAGVAVDAQRRLALPDPRSCANRVRHATYRDARGVAHSYFFSWEHQPTRSLEVDWLDARNICRRHCMDAVSLETPQENEFIKQRVVRGNVRYIWTSGRKCNFNGCDRQDLLPQNVNGWFWSGSGAKIGPTTQRNSGDWSHTGGYGQPQPDNREAAQGNDESCLSMLNNFYNDGVKWHDVACHHRKPFVCEDSDELLNFVVSRNPGIRL; encoded by the exons ATGAAGTCGTTATGGCTGTTGGTACTCTTCGCTGGGGTTGCAGTGGATGCTCAACGTCGACTCGCGCTCCCCGATCCACGCAGTTGTGCCAATC GGGTACGACACGCCACTTACAGAGATGCCAGAGGTGTTGCACATTCGTACTTCTTCAGTTGGGAACACCAACCGACTAGAAGCTTAGAAGTAGACTGGCTCGACGCTCGTAACATCTGCAGAAGACATTGCATGGACGCAGTTTCTCTTGAAACACCGCAGGAGAATGAGTTCATTAAACAGAGAGTTGTCCGAG GAAACGTGAGATACATTTGGACATCCGGACGCAAATGTAACTTCAATGGCTGCGATAGACAAGATCTTCTACCGCAGAACGTCAACGGGTGGTTCTGGTCTGGTTCAGGGGCTAAAATTGGTCCCACCACGCAACGTAACTCGGGTGACTGGAGTCACACTGGTGGATACGGACAGCCGCAACCAGACAACCGTGAGGCTGCACAG GGCAACGACGAGTCATGCTTGTCGATGTTGAACAACTTCTACAACGACGGAGTTAAATGGCACGATGTGGCTTGCCACCATCGAAAACCGTTCGTTTGCGAGGACAGCGACGAGCTTCTCAACTTCGTGGTTTCCAGAAATCCTGGAATACGCCTTTAA
- the galla-1 gene encoding cytosolic iron-sulfur assembly component galla-1 has product MLSFLRKISVGSKIRDGLPTGDEMEVTEGYPDTRNRALVSKSDTELKESVYDLLRTIKDPEKPQTLEQLDVVYEDCVEVCKQTPRGVSVIRIEFNPTVPHCSLATLIGLCIRIKLERQLVALFKLDIYIKQGAHSTEEEINKQINDKERIAAAMENPNLRELVEKCIQEEE; this is encoded by the exons ATGTTGTCGTTTTTACGAAAAATCTCTGTCGGGTCGAAGATAAGAGATGGTCTTCCGACAGGGGACGAAATGGAGGTTACTGAAGGCTATCCGGACACGAGAAACCGAGCTCTGGTCTCGAAGTCCGACACCGAACTGAAGGAATCTGTTTATG ATCTGCTCAGAACTATCAAAGATCCTGAGAAGCCTCAAACGCTGGAGCAGTTGGATGTTGTCTACGAAGACTGTGTAGAAGTCTGTAAGCAAACACCTAGAGGAGTATCTGTCATACGCATCGAATTCAATCCAACAGTTCCCCATTGTTCACTAGCAACGTTGATTGGTCTTTGCATCAGGATCAAACTAGAACGTCAATTAGTAGCTCTTTTTAAACTagatatatatattaaacaagGTGCTCACTCTACAGAAGAAGAGA taaataaacaaataaacgacAAAGAACGAATCGCAGCTGCTATGGAAAATCCAAATTTAAGGGAACTAGTGGAAAAATGTATCCAAGAGGAAGAATGA